The genomic window CGCTGGGTTCTGATTACAGCAAATTTCCTATCTGTGAAAAGAGTTGGGCAAAGGTGCGGGGCAAAGACAGGGTTTATGACGATTGTATAAAGGTAATTCATTTTCTTATTGTTTAATCATATCAAACATATAACTTGCAATTACTTACAGCTGGACATTGTCGTCGCAGGAGATGTTCCACTTCCAGGATAGCAGTGGTTTAATCAAGAAATCATTTTTGAAACAAATGGGGAAGTCTTGGAAAGACACAAGGGGGAGGCTGTTTGACTCGCATTACAAACCAACAAGGACACTTGAGCAGAATCTTGAACAGCGCCCGGAGGGAATTCCTAGAAAGCATTGGAAGTGGTTCATTGAGTATCGTAATGATCCTGCAACAAAGGTACCCTATtcatttaatacatataattttttaaaaaatgaatttCCTTGAAATCAAAAAATGTAATCCGTTTGTTTTGTTGATATGATTTGGTATAAATAAATAGATTTTATTTCGATTGAGCTGAATTTGAACCATGTTAATTAGTATACATGATTAATTCACTTTAATACATCAATTCCCAGCACAGGCTGTTTGACTAAGATCTTAATATTATACATGCATGATGCTGAGATTGGTGTACACCATTCTTCCTTATTAGAACCTTATTTGTTGTAGGTTACCATATAAGACAATTAATTTAATTTGAGTATccctattattataatttatgctATATGATTGTTATTGGACTATCTCACAGGGGCTGTTAAATGTGTTTTCCGTTAGTTGTGGTATGAGTTATGGGTGGCATTTGCatattagaaataaaataatattgttAACTTCTTATATGTAAATAGGGACTGCATCCGTATAACTATTCTTTTTGTTAAAGCAATACTTAAATTTAGATTACCCACAGTTTATTCAAATTCCACACTAGTATACTTAATGCCCCATTATTTTGAGTCTCTTGCAACGTAGGATATATGTATACTAACTAAGCAAGTTTTAGTACTTCATTGAATTCAAGCTTACTGTTGATTTTTAATAGGCGAAGTGCAAGCAAAACACACTGAATCGAAAGAAACAACTTTACACGCACACTGGCGGATCTAAAAGCTTGGCAAGGGCTAGAGAAGAAGAGGTAATATAAACTTGTAATAGAGAATAAGTGGCTTTTAGTGTTGTTTTATTCATAGAGTAAACAATGTTAGAAGTATTGAAAAAATTTATAGAAGTGAAATTCATGGGATAAATTTAATTCTCACAGTCACAACTACAAGGAAGGACTGTTGGTAGGGGAGAACTATGGATCCTAAAGCACAAAAGATCTTATGGCAGCTATATACATGAAGAAGCTCAGAGGATTGGTGTAAGTACATTTAGTCATATATGTTGTAACATGTTGGGTTTAGCAATTAAAATGTCTTGAGTATGCTATTAGCCTGGTGTGATTGTGTAATTATGTTTATGCCTGTAGGAAAAAATATCTGAGCTTGAGCAACTGGATGAATCTACAAGAATATTGTCAGAGAATGATTCCCTTGCCCAAGCTCTGGGCAAAGAGCACCCGGGTAGAGTGCGTGGGATGGGACACGGCCCGACACCAAGTCAAATCTTCAGTTCGAGTTCGCAGCCGCCGGTGGATAGAGCTCAAGTAGAAGAGACCCAAAGGATGCTGTGTGAACTACAAGCGGAGGTGACGACCGAAAAATTGAAGACGAAAGCAATTGAGGATGAATTAGCAGCAGAGAAGACGAAAAGGCAGGAAATAGAGAGTGTGCTGAGTTATCTGGTCCAACAGCAGTGTGGGGAGCTGCCTCCAGACATTGCTGCACGGATGAATTCTTTGgacagatatggaggaacatAGATATTAGGATTTATGTGATACTTAGATTTTCAGTACATGTTTTGTTTATGTTAAATATGGGGCATTAAGTATTAACCAAGTACTTTACCTTTTTGAATGACTATTGAAATACGTTATTGACATTATTAAAATAGACATGTCTGATTGCTTTGTAGTTAAATATTAATGAGTTTTTTTTTCCATAGTGCAGACTTTTATAAAACAAAAAGTTTAATATTCTTTAATTAAGAAAGATgggaaaaaatatataaaatataaaaaataacaaaaattaagtAACGTTAAGAatctttaaattaaaattagtttagAAAAAAAGGGCCAGGTTTGTAAAATTACGAAAAAAAAAAGGTCGGAATAGCGGCGGTTTCAACCCGCcgggaataaaatatttaaaaaacgaAGCCTCAAATAGCGTCGGTTCTAAAACCGCCGCAAATCAATTTCATTAAATACGATCCTTAAAACTGCGGCGGTTATAAACCGCCACTAAGGTGTTTGACGCAAAACCGCTGATTTGCGGCGGTTATGCCAGCGGTTGCTGGTAACCGCCGCAAAATGTAACTCCCGCGTCCTTATGCACTGCGGATGTTGTTCTGCTGGCAATCTGTTTTGCGACGATTCAAAACCGCCGCAATTCGGCAAATAAACCGCCGCCATTCACCGCTTGTCCTGTAGTGATTTATTCCCTGCGTAAGACTACAATATGCCAAAATATTGACATGATCTTTCTATATATattgaaatttttttctttttacacgATAGCACTAGCATACttagataaaattaaaagatataaattacttaaatactttttttttctcgAAAAATATGATACCATTCATATTAATTTTGTACCTTTATAAAAGTTTTGTCTTCGGTTTTATTCTCATAAACTTTTTTATGTATGTTCTTAtattttaacaaataaaagtCTAGCATTaaacaattttattaaaaaatgttGTTAAATAATTTGTGATAATAAATCAATGTTATAATAatattgtaataattttttttaaacaaataatcaactgataaaataatatataaaaaaatattaagaggaagaagaaatttaaagaaataaagaatattaattgaaaaaaattatttaattatatctctttctcttctccaaaAAAGGAGGAATAAAATGGAGAAAATTGAGATATTAAAATGTATACATGAAATTAAGGATTCAAGTattcaacaaagaaaattaaaagatgaTAGATGAAAGTGGTTTAGAGACAAATATAGAAGctagatttggatcctctaaagtttgaatttcactttagagagtaaagtgtgatcttctacccttgaatagtttctctttcatatttatagtTTGgattaacgtgatttatgtttagTAATATTTGACTCTTTGTATCAAAATTGATTGTAGTAAAacaaatgttgtttggattatactactcaaaatcacttttagatgaaaaattactaaaagagacatcaatttaaataatttttttatatatatgcaaaatcagaacactaaatataaaaatataaaaaatatttatcatataaataaaataaataataaaaaataaaaaaataaaaaagagtactacaaattttataatatcaaacaaaaaatattttataattattttagtaCTCTCAATATTCTTTGATTTAGTATTAGGGTAAAAAACGTATATGTGCCAAGGGGGATtaaaattacccaaatcagtcaaACGAAATTCTGATATATCAATCCACCAATGAacaaatatatgtaattcgaatcaatacaaTTCTAATTAGTTTTCaatgtaattcgaattgatataacTCGAATTACTCGAAACAATTGGCAacacgtaattcgaatcaatatgtaACGAATTATAAACTTATAATTCGAATTGATTCAATTCGAATTAGTAGGGAATCGTGCTTTTAAGGTAGttcgaatcaaattgatttgAATTACTCAATTTTGCAAACTAGTAGTAATTCGAAACGAGTTCATTCGAATTACGTGGGAGTTGtttatataaggagttcgaaccaAGGTCATTCGAATCACTTTTTCATTCTCAAACTCCACCAAATTCCAGAGAAAACAACTCAGAATCGGTCCAAGAAAGAGTGGAGCGGCAAAGTCAggcgatgggggacgatccgggaaGGCTGTATCGACTGGATGGAGTTGCTCATATCGCCAGGgtgatcaacgacgaggttagtggtTTTTGATAGTGGTTTATGATAttagtttatgttagtggtttatgataGCGGTATtgatagtggtttatgttagctgATTTACATGCGGTTTTATTGGCTGTTTATGTTAGTGGGTTGGGCTAGTGGTATTGCATGCGGTTTCTTCTAGTGGTTTTGTTTGCGGTTTTGATGGTGGTTTATGTAagcggtttatgttagcggtttaggGTGGTTTATCTTAGCGGTTTATGTTAGCAGTTTAGGGTGGTGGTATTGATGGTGGTTAATTgagtggttttgcatgtggttttcGTAAGTGGATTTGGGTGTGGATTATGTTAGTGATTTTTTGTATGCGGTTTTAGTATGTGGTTTCGCTAGTGGTTTACCACTATTATTTTGTGCATGTGTTTTCCAGAAAAGGTTTATGTTTGCGGTTTTCGTAAGAAATTCTGTTAGTGGTTGACTATATCTGTTATTGCAAGTGGTATATTTTAGTTGTTTACGTTGTGAGTTTTATCTGTTAGTGGTATTGTAAATCGTTTCTAATTATGCGGTCCATGTATTGCGCAGCCCCGGTGTTGCATATCGAGCATTCGGCGGCAGCAGAGGATGCGACTGGATGATAGGTACGTTCCGTACTTACAGAtggccggattataccatcttgcgagactAAACGACAGATGGTTTAGATTGGACGAGCCCCTTGTGAGTGCCTTCGTGGAGCggtggcgtccggagacgcacacgttcCACATgtcgttcggagagtgcacgatcacactccaGGACGTTGCGTACCAGTTGGGGTTGCCAGTAGATGGACGTTACGTCAGTGGTTTCCTGACAGACTTCCACGTATACATAGATGGTGGCAGGCCAGCTTGGCAGTGGTTCCATGAGTTGCTAGGTGTGTTACCTCTCGCGAACCAGATACAGAAGTTCGCAGTGAACTGCACCTGGTTCCAGGAGACTTTTGGAGAGTGCCCCGAGGGGGCAGATGAGGAGACGGTGAGGCGCTTTGCCCGAgcctatatcatgatgttgttgggcaccCAGTTGTTTGCAGACAAGTCAGGCAATCGTATACACATCAGATGGTTACCGTTTGTGGctaggcttgaggagatgggtaGCTATAACTGGGGGTCGGCGGCACTAGCATGGTTGTACCGTtgcatgtgccgagtggccaACAGACATGTAGTGAAGTTAGCTGGGCCGTTACAGTTACTTCAGTCGTGGATCTTTTGGCGTTTTCCTGGTTTTAGGCCTGCTGGGTATGATGCGTTTAGCTGGCCCCTTGCCTCGAGGTACCGCTATCGTATTGTACTATTTATCTTTAGTTTATTTAttgtcaatttctcatgcaattttATGCCTTTTAGAATCATTAATGACCGCAGTACCATGTTTAATTTCCTACgcaggtggtcaggttacaaTCCTGGGATTAGCGAGAAGGGACCTCGGGTACAGATGGCTCGACTGAAGATCGACTTGTTACAGGCTCGGGATGTAAGTACGCTAATCTCATATGTATAGTTAATGCTTCTTTCAGTTTATACGGTTTAACGAGTTCGTCAAATGGACATGTTTAATTTCCTACgcaggtggtcaggttacaaTCCTGGGATTAGCGAGAAGGGACCTCGGGTACAGATGGCTCGACTGAAGATCGACTTGTTACAGGCTCGGGATGTAAGTACGCTAATCTCATATGTATAGTTAATGCTTCTTTCAGTTTATACGGTTTAACGAGTTCGTCAAATGGATTTGATATGCTTTTTTCAGTTTATATGGATGCCCTATAGCACACCCGATGTCCTTCAGGTTGTCCATCCGGAGGTCTTGGAGCCTCGTCATACGATGTTATGGTGGTGTGTGACGTCCCTGATATATTTTGCAGTGGTTGAGTGGCATCAGGTTGATAGAGTGTTACCGCAGTTCGGCGGCGTATAGCCTCCCCCGCATCCTGTCCTGAACATCGACTTCTTGATGTCGAAGGATGGGAGCGGAGGTGATCGTTGGTTCCCGTCCCATTTACAGCATTGGCATCTTCACTGGGAGACACGTGCGGATCACGTGTTACGGTTCGACGTTGTTGCCGACCCGGACCCTCACATGAGTTCTTGGACTGGTGGCATCAGCACGGAAAGAGGTTCTTGTCACCTGAGATGTACTTGGGGGATCCGAGAGGTATTCCTATTCCGGTTGAGGTGACGCAGAGGGGTGCCGGCCGAGTACTTGATATGGACCGAGTTGACGACGTTCCTGACAGGCGTTGGGTTGAGAGGAGAGCTCGAGTCGGGACACGCCGTAGCCAGCGTGAGTGGAGGTGGCTGGACCAGGCTATGGAGGAGGGTGATGAGGCCGGTAGGGGCGGTGGTCGAAGACGAGGGCGTGGAGGCAGGGAGAGGGGGGCTGCTCCTAGGCAGGATTTGCCTGATCGTGGTGAGGATGCCGCTGGAGGAGGGGCTCCAGTGGGGGTGTTAGGCCCGCTCATGGCGGACATGGTGGAGAGTGGTATGGATCCGGTATGGGAGATCCATCAAGCCATGCTGACGCTGGGCTTGGAGTGGGGCCGCTCGGAGATTACTTCGTTGGTGTTCCTGTTGACGACCAGACACTTCAGGAGAGTACGCCATGGGTGATTCCGGGATCCATGTTTTCAAACTTTGTTGCCGGTGATGGGATTGATGCGGATTTCGGTGGATCACATTTCCTAGATGAGATCACCATCATCATGCAGGAGGATGAGGATGCCCGTCGATGGGGTCAGACAATGGGGACATAGGCACCGTTAAATGTCGATCTGAATGAGCCTCCCTCCATGGCTCCTGTTCATACTTTTGCCTTGGGTGGGACCCCACCATCGGCACATACTGCTGGGTCACATTCAGTTGCCAGGCCGTCCTCATCCAGACCCGTACATGTCCAGCCTAGGACGCCTGCACAGCCACCCCCGGAGGACGAGGAGGACGAGATCGAGGATGAGGAGCCGCTTATCCAGAGAGGTCATAGGACACGGGTTCCACATCGTTGCTTCACGGGGTTGCACCTCTTTAGATGATATGCGTATCGGGGTGTATGTTATTTCGTTATCAGTGTTGTATGTTATATAATTTCGTTATTagtgttatattttattttgttagttCATCAGTTCATGCATCAGTGAGTTTCATATTGCGTTATTTTGTATCAGTCACTATGAAAACATGTGTACTTTGCTTATGTAACTTATTTCCATAATTAGTAAGACATTTAACATACGTGTCTTTTACGACAACAATTATTCAGCACTGAACACCGACTACTTATCAAACCTAGAACatcattttataaaaaaaaaagtacataTGATCAAACTAATACAAATAAGAACACAAANNNNNNNNNNNNNNNNNNNNNNNNNNNNNNNNNNNNNNNNNNNNNNNNNNNNNNNNNNNNNNNNNNNNNNNNNNNNNNNNNNNNNNNNNNNNNNNNNNNNNNNNNNNNNNNNNNNNNNNNNNNNNNNNNNNNNNNNNNNNNNNNNNNNNNNNNNNNNNNNNNNNNNNNNNNNNNNNNNNNNNNNNNNNNNNNNNNNNNNNNNNNNNNNNNNNNNNNNNNNNNNNNNNNNNNNNNNNNNNNNNNNNNNNNNNNNNNNNNNNNNNNNNNNNNNNNNNNNNNNNNNNNNNNNNNNNNNNNNNNNNNNNNNNNNNNNNNNNNNNNNNNNNNNNNNNNNNNNNNNNNNNNNNNNNNNNNNNNNNNNNNNNNNNNNNNNNNNNNNNNNNNNNNNNNNNNNNNNNNNNNNNNNNNNNNNNNNNNNNNNNNNNNNNNNNNNNNNNNNNNNNNNNNNNNNNNNNNNNNNNNNNNNNNNNNNNNNNNNNNNNNNNNNNNNNNNNNNNNNNNNNNNNNNNNNNNNNNNNNNNNNNNNNNNNNNNNNNNNNNNNNNNNNNNNNNNNNNNNNNNNNNNNNNNNNNNNNNNNNNNNNNNNNNNNNNNNNNNNNNNNNNNNNNNNNNNNNNNNNNNNNNNNNNNNNNNNNNNNNNNNNNNNNNNNNNNNNNNNNNNNNNNNNNNNNNNNNNNNNNNNNNNNNNNNNNNNNNNNNNNNNNNNNNNNNNNNNNNNNNNNNNNNNNNNNNNNNNNNNNNNNNNNNNNNNNNNNNNNNNNNNNNNNNNNNNNNNNNNNNNNNNNNNNNNNNNNNNNNNNNNNNNNNNNNNNNNNNNNNNNNNNNNNNNNNNNNNNNNNNNNNNNNNNNNNNNNNNNNNNNNNNNNNNNNNNNNNNNNNNNNNNNNNNNNNNNNNNNNNNNNNNNNNNNNNNNNNNNNNNNNNNNNNNNNNNNNNNNNNNNNNNNNNNNNNNNNNNNNNNNNNNNNNNNNNNNNNNNNNNNNNNNNNNNNNNNNNNNNNNNNNNNNNNNNNNNNNNNNNNNNNNNNNNNNNNNNNNNNNNNNNNNNNNNNNNNNNNNNNNNNNNNNNNNNNNNNNNNNNNNNNNNNNNNNNNNNNNNNNNNNNNNNNNNNNNNNNNNNNNNNNNNNNNNNNNNNNNNNNNNNNNNNNNNNNNNNNNNNNNNNNNNNNNNNNNNNNNNNNNNNNNNNNNNNNNNNNNNNNNNNNNNNNNNNNNNNNNNNNNNNNNNNNNNNNNNNNNNNNNNNNNNNNNNNNNNNNNNNNNNNNNNNNNNNNNNNNNNNNNNNNNNNNNNNNNNNNNNNNNNNNNNNNNNNNNNNNNNNNNNNNNNNNNNNNNNNNNNNNNNNNNNNNNNNNNNNNNNNNNNNNNNNNNNNNNNNNNNNNNNNNNNNNNNNNNNNNNNNNNNNNNNNNNNNNNNNNNNNNNNNNNNNNNNNNNNNNNNNNNNNNNNNNNNNNNNNNNNNNNNNNNNNNNNNNNNNNNNNNNNNNNNNNNNNNNNNNNNNNNNNNNNNNNNNNNNNNNNNNNNNNNNNNNNNNNNNNNNNNNNNNNNNNNNNNNNNNNNNNNNNNNNNNNNNNNNNNNNNNNNNNNNNNNNNNNNNNNNNNNNNNNNNNNNNNNNNNNNNNNNNNNNNNNNNNNNNNNNNNNNNNNNNNNNNNNNNNNNNNNNNNNNNNNNNNNNNNNNNNNNNNNNNNNNNNNNNNNNNNNNNNNNNNNNNNNNNNNNNNNNNNNNNNNNNNNNNNNNNNNNNNNNNNNNNNNNNNNNNNNNNNNNNNNNNNNNNNNNNNNNNNNNNNNNNNNNNNNNNNNNNNNNNNNNNNNNNNNNNNNNNNNNNNNNNNNNNNNNNNNNNNNNNNNNNNNNNNNNNNNNNNNNNNNNNNNNNNNNNNNNNNNNNNNNNNNNNNNNNNNNNNNNNNNNNNNNNNNNNNNNNNNNNNNNNNNNNNNNNNNNNNNNNNNNNNNNNNNNNNNNNNNNNNNNNNNNNNNNNNNNNNNNNNNNNNNNNNNNNNNNNNNNNNNNNNNNNNNNNNNNNNNNNNNNNNNNNNNNNNNNNNNNNNNNNNNNNNNNNNNNNNNNNNNNNNNNNNNNNNNNNNNNNNNNNNNNNNNNNNNNNNNNNNNNNNNNNNNNNNNNNNNNNNNNNNNNNNNNNNNNNNNNNNNNNNNNNNNNNNNNNNNNNNNNNNNNNNNNNNNNNNNNNNNNNNNNNNNNNNNNNNNNNNNNNNNNNNNNNNNNNNNNNNNNNNNNNNNNNNNNNNNNNNNNNNNNNNtgtaaaccctagtgactagtttattataaataggacctcttactattgtattagacgtctttttgaccatctttggatctTGGGATTatcttatgatcctttgatcacattttgggggctggccatctcggccatgcctggaccttcacttatgtattttcaacggtagagtttctacactccatagattaaggtgtggagctctgctgttcctcaaagattaatgcaaagtactactgtttttctattcaattNNNNNNNNNNNNNNNNNNNNNNNNNNNNNNNNNNNNNNNNNNNNNNNNNNNNNNNNNNNNNNNNNNNNNNNNNNNNNNNNNNNNNNNNNNNNNNNNNNNNNNNNNNNNNNNNNNNNNNNNNNNNNNNNNNNNNNNNNNNNNNNNNNNNNNNNNNNNNNNNNNNNNNNNNNNNNNNNNNNNNNNNNNNNNNNNNNNNNNNNNNNNNNNNNNNNNNNNNNNNNNNNNNNNNNNNNNNNNNNNNNNNNNNNNNNNNNNNNNNNNNNNNNNNNNNNNNNNNNNNNNNNNNNNNNNNNNNNNNNNNNNNNNNNNNNNNNNNNNNNNNNNNNNNNNNNNNNNNNNNNNNNNNNNNNNNNNNNNNNNNNNNNNNNNNNNNNNNNNNNNNNNNNNNNNNNNNNNNNNNNNNNNNNNNNNNNNNNNNNNNNNNNNNNNNNNNNNNNNNNNNNNNNNNNNNNNNNNNNNNNNNNNNNNNNNNNNNNNNNNNNNNNNNNNNNNNNNNNNNNNNNNNNNNNNNNNNNNNNNNNNNNNNNNNNNNNNNNNNNNNNNNNNNNNNNNNNNNNNNNNNNNNNNNNNNNNNNNNNNNNNNNNNNNNNNNNNNNNNNNNNNNNNNNNNNNNNNNNNNNNNNNNNNNNNNNNNNNNNNNNNNNNNNNNNNNNNNNNNNNNNNNNNNNNNNNNNNNNNNNNNNNNNNNNNNNNNNNNNNNNNNNNNNNNNNNNNNNNNNNNNNNNNNNNNNNNNNNNNNNNNNNNNNNNNNNNNNNNNNNNNNNNNNNNNNNNNNNNNNNNNNNNNNNNNNNNNNNNNNNNNNNNNNNNNNNNNNNNNNNNNNNNNNNNNNNNNNNNNNNNNNNNNNNNNNNNNNNNNNNNNNNNNNNNNNNNNNNNNNNNNNNNNNNNNNNNNNNNNNNNNNNNNNNNNNNNNNNNNNNNNNNNNNNNNNNNNNNNNNNNNNNNNNNNNNNNNNNNNNNNNNNNNNNNNNNNNNNNNNNNNNNNNNNNNNNNNNNNNNNNNNNNNNNNNNNNNNNNNNNNNNNNNNNNNNNNNNNNNNNNNNNNNNNNNNNNNNNNNNNNNNNNNNNNNNNNNNNNNNNNNNNNNNNNNNNNNNNNNNNNNNNNNNNNNNNNNNNNNNNNNNNNNNNNNNNNNNNNNNNNNNNNNNNNNNNNNNNNNNNNNNNNNNNNNNNNNNNNNNNNNNNNNNNNNNNNNNNNNNNNNNNNNNNNNNNNNNNNNNNNNNNNNNNNNNNNN from Arachis ipaensis cultivar K30076 chromosome B09, Araip1.1, whole genome shotgun sequence includes these protein-coding regions:
- the LOC110266814 gene encoding uncharacterized protein LOC110266814, with the protein product MFAASDATKRKRRKTTEFWDVDLIDSEGIIKQAKMSVREAMERSLNGSKIILRFNEELQAVGDGAGLLSGILGALGSDYSKFPICEKSWAKVRGKDRVYDDCIKEMFHFQDSSGLIKKSFLKQMGKSWKDTRGRLFDSHYKPTRTLEQNLEQRPEGIPRKHWKWFIEYRNDPATKAKCKQNTLNRKKQLYTHTGGSKSLARAREEESQLQGRTVGRGELWILKHKRSYGSYIHEEAQRIGEKISELEQLDESTRILSENDSLAQALGKEHPGRVRGMGHGPTPSQIFSSSSQPPVDRAQVEETQRMLCELQAEVTTEKLKTKAIEDELAAEKTKRQEIESVLSYLVQQQCGELPPDIAARMNSLDRYGGT